A part of Antechinus flavipes isolate AdamAnt ecotype Samford, QLD, Australia chromosome 6, AdamAnt_v2, whole genome shotgun sequence genomic DNA contains:
- the MAD2L1 gene encoding mitotic spindle assembly checkpoint protein MAD2A has translation MERQLTRDQGITLRGSAEIVAEFFSFGINSILYQRGIYPSETFTRVQKYGLTLLVTTDPDLIKYLNNVVDQLKDWLYSCSVQKLVVVISNIESGEVLERWQFDIECDKTAKEDSAPREKSVKSIQDEIRSVIRQITATVTFLPLLEAACAFDLLIYTDKELVVPEKWEESGPQFIANSEEVRLRSFTTTIHKVNSMVAYKIPVNE, from the exons ATGGAGCGGCAGCTCACCCGAGACCAGGGAATCACCCTGCGCGGCAGCGCTGAGATCGTCGCCGAGTTCTTCT caTTTGGCATCAACAGTATTTTATATCAACGTGGTATATACCCATCGGAAACTTTTACTCGAGTACAGAAATATGGACTGACTTTGCTAGTAACAACAGATCCAGATCTCATAAAATACTTGAATAATGTGGTGGACCAACTAAAAG ACTGGTTGTACAGTTGTTCAGTTCAAAAATTGGTGGTGGTGATTTCGAATATTGAAAGTGGCGAAGTCCTTGAACGATGGCAGTTTGATATTGAGTGTGACAAGACTGCAAAAGAAGACAG tgCACCAAGAGAAAAATCAGTGAAATCTATCCAAGATGAAATTCGTTCAGTGATCCGACAAATTACAGCCACCGTGACATTTCTTCCATTGTTAGAAGCAGCTT GTGCATTTGATCTACTCATTTACACAGACAAAGAACTTGTAGTCCCTGAAAAATGGGAAGAATCTGGGCCACAGTTTATTGCCAATTCTGAAGAGGTCCGCCTTCGTTCCTTTACTACTACCATCCACAAAGTAAATAGTATGGTGGCCTACAAAATTCCTGTCAACGAATGA